The Phacochoerus africanus isolate WHEZ1 chromosome X, ROS_Pafr_v1, whole genome shotgun sequence genome has a segment encoding these proteins:
- the LOC125117891 gene encoding histone H2A-Bbd type 2/3, with amino-acid sequence MPGKRSRRKSPGRQGRACARTTRAGLSFSVSHMERLLREGRYAKRLSSSAPVFLAATIEYLTARVLELAGDEAQIVGRRCITPELVAMAVHNNALLSAFFGTITISQVAPTQK; translated from the coding sequence ATGCCCGGGAAAAGGAGCCGTCGAAAGTCGCCCGGTCGCCAGGGGCGGGCCTGCGCCCGCACCACCCGAGCCGGGCTGTCCTTCTCCGTGAGCCACATGGAGCGCCTCCTGCGAGAGGGCCGCTACGCCAAGCGCCTGAGCTCGTCCGCCCCTGTCTTCCTAGCGGCCACCATCGAGTACCTGACGGCCAGGGTCCTGGAGCTGGCGGGCGACGAAGCCCAGATTGTGGGTAGGAGGTGCATCACCCCAGAGCTGGTGGCCATGGCGGTCCACAACAACGCCCTGCTCAGCGCCTTCTTCGGAACCATCACCATCTCGCAAGTGGCCCCGACCCAGAAGTAG
- the F8A1 gene encoding 40-kDa huntingtin-associated protein: MAASAAGLGGGAGPGPESGDFLARYRQVSNKLKKRFLRKPNVAEAGEQFGQLGRELRAQECLPYAAWCQLAVARCQQALFHGPGEALALTEAARLFLRQERDARQRLACPAAYGEPLQAAASALGAAVRLHLELGQPAAAAALCLELAAALRDLGQPAAAAGHFQRAAQLLLPQLPLAALQALGDAASCQLLARDYSGALAVFTRMQRLAWEHGSHPVQVPPPLPPPPPAALSQPQHQPRPPGPQPGSRAAAALPLALPPASAGSAAAPSPAALGAFSDVLVRCEVSRVLLLLLLQPPPAKLLPEHAHTLEKYSWEAFDSHGQESSGQLPEELFLLLQSLVMATHEKDTEAVKSLQVEMWPLLSAEQNHLLHLVLQETIWPSGQGI; the protein is encoded by the coding sequence ATGGCGGCGTCCGCGGCCGGCCTGGGCGGCGGAGCGGGCCCGGGGCCCGAGTCCGGAGACTTCCTGGCCCGGTACCGCCAGGTGTCGAACAAGCTGAAGAAGCGGTTCCTGCGGAAGCCGAACGTGGCGGAGGCCGGCGAGCAGTTCGGCCAGCTGGGCCGCGAGCTGCGCGCCCAGGAGTGCCTGCCGTACGCGGCCTGGTGCCAGCTGGCGGTGGCGCGCTGCCAGCAGGCGCTCTTCCACGGGCCCGGGGAGGCGCTGGCGCTCACCGAGGCCGCGCGCCTCTTCCTGCGGCAGGAGCGCGACGCGCGCCAGCGCCTGGCCTGCCCCGCCGCCTACGGGGAGCCCCTGCAGGCCGCCGCCAGCGCCCTGGGCGCCGCCGTGCGCCTGCACCTGGAGCTGGGCCagccggccgccgccgccgccctgtGCCTGGAGCTGGCGGCCGCCCTGCGCGACCTGGGCCAgccggccgccgccgccggccaCTTCCAGCGCGCCGCCCAGCTGCTGCTGCCCCAGCTGCCCCTGGCCGCCCTGCAGGCGCTCGGCGACGCCGCCTCCTGCCAGCTGCTGGCGCGCGACTACAGCGGCGCCTTGGCGGTCTTCACGCGCATGCAGCGCCTGGCGTGGGAGCACGGCAGCCACCCGGTGCAGGTGCCGCCGCCGctaccgccgccgccgccggcggcCCTGTCGCAGCCGCAGCACCAGCCGAGGCCGCCGGGGCCCCAGCCCGGGTCCCGCGCGGCCGCCGCCCTGCCGCTGGCGCTGCCCCCCGCCAGCGCGGGTTCTGCGGCCGCGCCCTCTCCCGCCGCGCTGGGCGCCTTCTCGGACGTGCTGGTCCGCTGCGAGGTGTCGCgcgtgctgctgctgctgctcctgcagccACCGCCCGCCAAGCTCCTGCCGGAACACGCGCACACCCTGGAGAAGTACTCCTGGGAGGCTTTCGACAGCCACGGGCAGGAGAGCAGTGGCCAGCTGCCCGAGGAGCTCTTCCTGCTGCTGCAGTCCTTGGTCATGGCCACCCACGAAAAGGACACGGAAGCGGTCAAGTCGCTGCAGGTGGAGATGTGGCCCCTGTTGAGTGCCGAGCAGAACCACCTCCTTCACCTCGTTCTGCAGGAAACCATCTGGCCCTCGGGACAGGGGATCTGA